In the genome of Manis javanica isolate MJ-LG chromosome 17, MJ_LKY, whole genome shotgun sequence, one region contains:
- the GRAMD1A gene encoding protein Aster-A isoform X3: MAELPLLPWAPPLARVVPKTHLCPQLSGRAEDPAPECSRLLVVPSIHITPSSDGESSPCTPPPRRLQLLRIPDLESPPQDSTTPHSGRSTPSSSPSLRKRLQLLPPGRPPPEPEPGTMVEKGSDSSSEKGGMPGTPSTQSLGGRNFIRNSKKMQSWYSMLSPTYKQRNEDFRKLFSKLPEAERLIVDYSCALQREILLQGRLYLSENWICFYSNIFRWETTISIQLKEVTCLKKEKTAKLIPNAIQICTESEKHFFTSFGARDRCFLLIFRLWQNALLEKTLSPRELWHLVHQCYGSELGLTSEDEDYVCPLQLNGLGSAKEVDDVIALSDITPSGAADHSQEPSPVGSRRGHITPNLSRASSDVDHGAEEDKEEQPASQPDASSSQTVTPVAEPPSTEPTPPDGPTSLGPLDLLPSEELLTDTTDLAALLPDLSGRLLINAVFHVGAERLQQMLFSDSPFLQGFLQQCKFTDVTLSPWSGDSKCHQRRVLTYTIPISNPLGPKSASVVETQTLSRRGPQAGGCVVDSEVLTQGIPYQDYFYTAHRYCILALARNKARLRVSSEIRYRKQPWSLVKSLIEKNSWSGIEDYFHHLERELAEAEKLEDGGKDARGSLSGLRRRKRPLSWRGHGDRPQHPDADPCARAGMHTSGSLSSRFSEPSMDQSPGASIPCALVLISVVLIILIALNVLLFYRLWSLERTAHTFESWHSLALAKGKFPQTATEWAEILALQKQFHSVEVHKWRQILRASVELLDEMKFSLEKLHQGISVSDPSFDSQPRPDDSFS; the protein is encoded by the exons ATGGCTGAGCTGCCCTTGCTGCCTTGGGCACCCCCATTGGCCAGGGTGGTGCCCAAGACTCACCTGTGCCCCCAGTTGAGTGGCAGAGCCGAGGACCCGGCCCCAGAGTGCTCAAGGCTCCTGGTGGTGCCCTCTATTCACATAACGCCATCCAGTGATGGGGAGTCCTCCCCCTGCACCCCGCCCCCCAGGCGCCTGCAGCTGCTGAGGATCCCGGACCTGGAGAGTCCACCCCAGGACAG caccACCCCCCACTCTGGCCGGAGCACCCCAAGCAGCTCCCCATCTCTCCGCAAACGGCTGCAGCTCTTGCCCCCAGGCCGACCCCCGCCTGAGCCAGAACCGGGCACCATGGTGGAGAAGGGGTCAGATAGCTCCTCAGAGAAGGGTGGGATGCCCGGGACACCCAGCACCCAGAGCCTGGGCGGCCGGAACTTCATCCGCAACAGCAAG AAGATGCAGAGCTGGTACAGT ATGCTGAGCCCTACGTACAAACAGCGGAATGAAGACTTCCGGAAACTGTTCAGCAAACTCCCTGAAGCCGAGCGCCTCATTGTGG ATTACTCGTGTGCCTTGCAGCGCGAGATCCTCCTCCAGGGCCGCCTCTATCTCTCTGAGAACTGGATCTGCTTCTACAGCAACATCTTCCGCTGGGAGACAACA ATTTCCATCCAGTTGAAGGAAGTGACGTGTCTGAAGAAGGAAAAGACAGCCAAGCTGATCCCCAACGCCATCCAGATATGCACTGAGAGCGAGAAG cattTCTTCACTTCCTTTGGGGCCCGGGACCGCTGCTTCCTGCTCATCTTCCGCCTCTGGCAGAATGCACTGCTTGAAAAG ACGCTGAGTCCCCGTGAGCTCTGGCACCTGGTGCATCAATGCTACGGCTCAGAGCTGGGCCTCACCAGCGAGGACGAGGACTATGTCTGCCCCTTGCAGCTGAATGGTCTGGG GAGTGCCAAGGAAGTGGACGATGTGATTGCACTGAGTGATATCACCCCCTCGGGGGCAGCCGACCACAGCCAGGAGCCGAGCCCAGTGGGGTCGCGCCGTGGCCACATCACCCCCAACCTTTCTCGGGCCAGCAGCGATGTGGACCACGGG GCAGAGGAGGACAAGGAggagcagccagccagccagccagatgCCTCCTCCAGCCAGACAGTGACCCCGGTGGCTGAACCCCCAAGCACAGAACCCACCCCGCCTGATGGGCCCACCTCTCTGGGCCCCTTGGACCTGCTGCCCAGTGAGGAGCTATTGACGGACACAA CTGACCTGGCTGCCCTGCTCCCGGACCTCTCTGGCCGTCTCCTCATCAATGCCGTCTTCCATGTGGGCGCTGAGCGGCTTCAGCAGATGCTCTTCTCGGACTCGCCTTTCCTGCAGGGCTTCCTGCAGCAGTGCAAGTTCACAG atGTGACCTTGAGCCCCTGGAGCGGGGACAGCAAATGCCACCAACGCCGAGTGCTGACATACACCATTCCCATCAGCAACCCGTTGGGCCCCAAGAGTGCCTCCGTGGTGGAGACTCAG ACGCTGTCCCGGCGCGGACCACAGGCAGGCGGGTGTGTGGTGGACTCGGAGGTGCTGACACAGGGCATCCCTTACCAGGACTACTTCTACACAGCCCACCGCTACTGCATCCTGGCCCTTGCCCGGAACAAGGCCCGTCTCCG CGTGTCCTCTGAGATCCGCTACCGGAAGCAGCCCTGGAGCCTCGTGAAGTCTCTCATCGAGAAGAACTCGTGGAGTGGCATCGAAGACTACTTCCACCACCTGG AGCGAGAGCTTGCCGAGGCCGAGAAGCTGGAGGACGGCGGGAAGGATGCTCGCGGATCTCTGTCTGGCCTGCGGAGGCGGAAGCGGCCCCTGAGCTGGAGGGGTCATGGTGACAGGCCCCAGCATCCAGACGCTGACCCCTGTGCCCGGGCTGGCATGCACACCTCAG GCTCCCTCAGCTCCCGTTTCTCGGAACCGTCCATGGACCAGAGCCCTGGGGCCAGCATCCCCTGTGCCCTGGTTCTGATCAGCGTTGT cctcatCATCCTCATCGCCCTGAATGTCCTTCTCTTTTACCGCCTCTGGTCCCTGGAGAGGACGGCCCACACCTTCGAGTCATGGCACAGTCTGGCCCTGGCCAAGGG CAAGTTCCCCCAGACAGCCACGGAGTGGGCAGAGATCCTGGCCCTGCAGAAGCAGTTCCACAGCGTCGAGGTGCACAAGTGGAGGCAGATCCTGCGGGCTTCTGTGGAGCTCCTGGATGAG ATGAAGTTCTCACTGGAGAAGCTGCATCAAGGCATCAGCGTCTCAGACCCTTCCTTTGACTCCCAGCCACGGCCCGATGACAGCTTTTCCTGA
- the GRAMD1A gene encoding protein Aster-A isoform X2 → MAELPLLPWAPPLARVVPKTHLCPQLSGRAEDPAPECSRLLVVPSIHITPSSDGESSPCTPPPRRLQLLRIPDLESPPQDSTTPHSGRSTPSSSPSLRKRLQLLPPGRPPPEPEPGTMVEKGSDSSSEKGGMPGTPSTQSLGGRNFIRNSKMLSPTYKQRNEDFRKLFSKLPEAERLIVDYSCALQREILLQGRLYLSENWICFYSNIFRWETTISIQLKEVTCLKKEKTAKLIPNAIQICTESEKHFFTSFGARDRCFLLIFRLWQNALLEKTLSPRELWHLVHQCYGSELGLTSEDEDYVCPLQLNGLGSAKEVDDVIALSDITPSGAADHSQEPSPVGSRRGHITPNLSRASSDVDHGAEEDKEEQPASQPDASSSQTVTPVAEPPSTEPTPPDGPTSLGPLDLLPSEELLTDTSNSSSSTGEEADLAALLPDLSGRLLINAVFHVGAERLQQMLFSDSPFLQGFLQQCKFTDVTLSPWSGDSKCHQRRVLTYTIPISNPLGPKSASVVETQTLSRRGPQAGGCVVDSEVLTQGIPYQDYFYTAHRYCILALARNKARLRVSSEIRYRKQPWSLVKSLIEKNSWSGIEDYFHHLERELAEAEKLEDGGKDARGSLSGLRRRKRPLSWRGHGDRPQHPDADPCARAGMHTSGSLSSRFSEPSMDQSPGASIPCALVLISVVLIILIALNVLLFYRLWSLERTAHTFESWHSLALAKGKFPQTATEWAEILALQKQFHSVEVHKWRQILRASVELLDEMKFSLEKLHQGISVSDPSFDSQPRPDDSFS, encoded by the exons ATGGCTGAGCTGCCCTTGCTGCCTTGGGCACCCCCATTGGCCAGGGTGGTGCCCAAGACTCACCTGTGCCCCCAGTTGAGTGGCAGAGCCGAGGACCCGGCCCCAGAGTGCTCAAGGCTCCTGGTGGTGCCCTCTATTCACATAACGCCATCCAGTGATGGGGAGTCCTCCCCCTGCACCCCGCCCCCCAGGCGCCTGCAGCTGCTGAGGATCCCGGACCTGGAGAGTCCACCCCAGGACAG caccACCCCCCACTCTGGCCGGAGCACCCCAAGCAGCTCCCCATCTCTCCGCAAACGGCTGCAGCTCTTGCCCCCAGGCCGACCCCCGCCTGAGCCAGAACCGGGCACCATGGTGGAGAAGGGGTCAGATAGCTCCTCAGAGAAGGGTGGGATGCCCGGGACACCCAGCACCCAGAGCCTGGGCGGCCGGAACTTCATCCGCAACAGCAAG ATGCTGAGCCCTACGTACAAACAGCGGAATGAAGACTTCCGGAAACTGTTCAGCAAACTCCCTGAAGCCGAGCGCCTCATTGTGG ATTACTCGTGTGCCTTGCAGCGCGAGATCCTCCTCCAGGGCCGCCTCTATCTCTCTGAGAACTGGATCTGCTTCTACAGCAACATCTTCCGCTGGGAGACAACA ATTTCCATCCAGTTGAAGGAAGTGACGTGTCTGAAGAAGGAAAAGACAGCCAAGCTGATCCCCAACGCCATCCAGATATGCACTGAGAGCGAGAAG cattTCTTCACTTCCTTTGGGGCCCGGGACCGCTGCTTCCTGCTCATCTTCCGCCTCTGGCAGAATGCACTGCTTGAAAAG ACGCTGAGTCCCCGTGAGCTCTGGCACCTGGTGCATCAATGCTACGGCTCAGAGCTGGGCCTCACCAGCGAGGACGAGGACTATGTCTGCCCCTTGCAGCTGAATGGTCTGGG GAGTGCCAAGGAAGTGGACGATGTGATTGCACTGAGTGATATCACCCCCTCGGGGGCAGCCGACCACAGCCAGGAGCCGAGCCCAGTGGGGTCGCGCCGTGGCCACATCACCCCCAACCTTTCTCGGGCCAGCAGCGATGTGGACCACGGG GCAGAGGAGGACAAGGAggagcagccagccagccagccagatgCCTCCTCCAGCCAGACAGTGACCCCGGTGGCTGAACCCCCAAGCACAGAACCCACCCCGCCTGATGGGCCCACCTCTCTGGGCCCCTTGGACCTGCTGCCCAGTGAGGAGCTATTGACGGACACAAGTAATTCCTCCTCGTCCACGGGGGAGGAAG CTGACCTGGCTGCCCTGCTCCCGGACCTCTCTGGCCGTCTCCTCATCAATGCCGTCTTCCATGTGGGCGCTGAGCGGCTTCAGCAGATGCTCTTCTCGGACTCGCCTTTCCTGCAGGGCTTCCTGCAGCAGTGCAAGTTCACAG atGTGACCTTGAGCCCCTGGAGCGGGGACAGCAAATGCCACCAACGCCGAGTGCTGACATACACCATTCCCATCAGCAACCCGTTGGGCCCCAAGAGTGCCTCCGTGGTGGAGACTCAG ACGCTGTCCCGGCGCGGACCACAGGCAGGCGGGTGTGTGGTGGACTCGGAGGTGCTGACACAGGGCATCCCTTACCAGGACTACTTCTACACAGCCCACCGCTACTGCATCCTGGCCCTTGCCCGGAACAAGGCCCGTCTCCG CGTGTCCTCTGAGATCCGCTACCGGAAGCAGCCCTGGAGCCTCGTGAAGTCTCTCATCGAGAAGAACTCGTGGAGTGGCATCGAAGACTACTTCCACCACCTGG AGCGAGAGCTTGCCGAGGCCGAGAAGCTGGAGGACGGCGGGAAGGATGCTCGCGGATCTCTGTCTGGCCTGCGGAGGCGGAAGCGGCCCCTGAGCTGGAGGGGTCATGGTGACAGGCCCCAGCATCCAGACGCTGACCCCTGTGCCCGGGCTGGCATGCACACCTCAG GCTCCCTCAGCTCCCGTTTCTCGGAACCGTCCATGGACCAGAGCCCTGGGGCCAGCATCCCCTGTGCCCTGGTTCTGATCAGCGTTGT cctcatCATCCTCATCGCCCTGAATGTCCTTCTCTTTTACCGCCTCTGGTCCCTGGAGAGGACGGCCCACACCTTCGAGTCATGGCACAGTCTGGCCCTGGCCAAGGG CAAGTTCCCCCAGACAGCCACGGAGTGGGCAGAGATCCTGGCCCTGCAGAAGCAGTTCCACAGCGTCGAGGTGCACAAGTGGAGGCAGATCCTGCGGGCTTCTGTGGAGCTCCTGGATGAG ATGAAGTTCTCACTGGAGAAGCTGCATCAAGGCATCAGCGTCTCAGACCCTTCCTTTGACTCCCAGCCACGGCCCGATGACAGCTTTTCCTGA
- the GRAMD1A gene encoding protein Aster-A isoform X1: MAELPLLPWAPPLARVVPKTHLCPQLSGRAEDPAPECSRLLVVPSIHITPSSDGESSPCTPPPRRLQLLRIPDLESPPQDSTTPHSGRSTPSSSPSLRKRLQLLPPGRPPPEPEPGTMVEKGSDSSSEKGGMPGTPSTQSLGGRNFIRNSKKMQSWYSMLSPTYKQRNEDFRKLFSKLPEAERLIVDYSCALQREILLQGRLYLSENWICFYSNIFRWETTISIQLKEVTCLKKEKTAKLIPNAIQICTESEKHFFTSFGARDRCFLLIFRLWQNALLEKTLSPRELWHLVHQCYGSELGLTSEDEDYVCPLQLNGLGSAKEVDDVIALSDITPSGAADHSQEPSPVGSRRGHITPNLSRASSDVDHGAEEDKEEQPASQPDASSSQTVTPVAEPPSTEPTPPDGPTSLGPLDLLPSEELLTDTSNSSSSTGEEADLAALLPDLSGRLLINAVFHVGAERLQQMLFSDSPFLQGFLQQCKFTDVTLSPWSGDSKCHQRRVLTYTIPISNPLGPKSASVVETQTLSRRGPQAGGCVVDSEVLTQGIPYQDYFYTAHRYCILALARNKARLRVSSEIRYRKQPWSLVKSLIEKNSWSGIEDYFHHLERELAEAEKLEDGGKDARGSLSGLRRRKRPLSWRGHGDRPQHPDADPCARAGMHTSGSLSSRFSEPSMDQSPGASIPCALVLISVVLIILIALNVLLFYRLWSLERTAHTFESWHSLALAKGKFPQTATEWAEILALQKQFHSVEVHKWRQILRASVELLDEMKFSLEKLHQGISVSDPSFDSQPRPDDSFS; the protein is encoded by the exons ATGGCTGAGCTGCCCTTGCTGCCTTGGGCACCCCCATTGGCCAGGGTGGTGCCCAAGACTCACCTGTGCCCCCAGTTGAGTGGCAGAGCCGAGGACCCGGCCCCAGAGTGCTCAAGGCTCCTGGTGGTGCCCTCTATTCACATAACGCCATCCAGTGATGGGGAGTCCTCCCCCTGCACCCCGCCCCCCAGGCGCCTGCAGCTGCTGAGGATCCCGGACCTGGAGAGTCCACCCCAGGACAG caccACCCCCCACTCTGGCCGGAGCACCCCAAGCAGCTCCCCATCTCTCCGCAAACGGCTGCAGCTCTTGCCCCCAGGCCGACCCCCGCCTGAGCCAGAACCGGGCACCATGGTGGAGAAGGGGTCAGATAGCTCCTCAGAGAAGGGTGGGATGCCCGGGACACCCAGCACCCAGAGCCTGGGCGGCCGGAACTTCATCCGCAACAGCAAG AAGATGCAGAGCTGGTACAGT ATGCTGAGCCCTACGTACAAACAGCGGAATGAAGACTTCCGGAAACTGTTCAGCAAACTCCCTGAAGCCGAGCGCCTCATTGTGG ATTACTCGTGTGCCTTGCAGCGCGAGATCCTCCTCCAGGGCCGCCTCTATCTCTCTGAGAACTGGATCTGCTTCTACAGCAACATCTTCCGCTGGGAGACAACA ATTTCCATCCAGTTGAAGGAAGTGACGTGTCTGAAGAAGGAAAAGACAGCCAAGCTGATCCCCAACGCCATCCAGATATGCACTGAGAGCGAGAAG cattTCTTCACTTCCTTTGGGGCCCGGGACCGCTGCTTCCTGCTCATCTTCCGCCTCTGGCAGAATGCACTGCTTGAAAAG ACGCTGAGTCCCCGTGAGCTCTGGCACCTGGTGCATCAATGCTACGGCTCAGAGCTGGGCCTCACCAGCGAGGACGAGGACTATGTCTGCCCCTTGCAGCTGAATGGTCTGGG GAGTGCCAAGGAAGTGGACGATGTGATTGCACTGAGTGATATCACCCCCTCGGGGGCAGCCGACCACAGCCAGGAGCCGAGCCCAGTGGGGTCGCGCCGTGGCCACATCACCCCCAACCTTTCTCGGGCCAGCAGCGATGTGGACCACGGG GCAGAGGAGGACAAGGAggagcagccagccagccagccagatgCCTCCTCCAGCCAGACAGTGACCCCGGTGGCTGAACCCCCAAGCACAGAACCCACCCCGCCTGATGGGCCCACCTCTCTGGGCCCCTTGGACCTGCTGCCCAGTGAGGAGCTATTGACGGACACAAGTAATTCCTCCTCGTCCACGGGGGAGGAAG CTGACCTGGCTGCCCTGCTCCCGGACCTCTCTGGCCGTCTCCTCATCAATGCCGTCTTCCATGTGGGCGCTGAGCGGCTTCAGCAGATGCTCTTCTCGGACTCGCCTTTCCTGCAGGGCTTCCTGCAGCAGTGCAAGTTCACAG atGTGACCTTGAGCCCCTGGAGCGGGGACAGCAAATGCCACCAACGCCGAGTGCTGACATACACCATTCCCATCAGCAACCCGTTGGGCCCCAAGAGTGCCTCCGTGGTGGAGACTCAG ACGCTGTCCCGGCGCGGACCACAGGCAGGCGGGTGTGTGGTGGACTCGGAGGTGCTGACACAGGGCATCCCTTACCAGGACTACTTCTACACAGCCCACCGCTACTGCATCCTGGCCCTTGCCCGGAACAAGGCCCGTCTCCG CGTGTCCTCTGAGATCCGCTACCGGAAGCAGCCCTGGAGCCTCGTGAAGTCTCTCATCGAGAAGAACTCGTGGAGTGGCATCGAAGACTACTTCCACCACCTGG AGCGAGAGCTTGCCGAGGCCGAGAAGCTGGAGGACGGCGGGAAGGATGCTCGCGGATCTCTGTCTGGCCTGCGGAGGCGGAAGCGGCCCCTGAGCTGGAGGGGTCATGGTGACAGGCCCCAGCATCCAGACGCTGACCCCTGTGCCCGGGCTGGCATGCACACCTCAG GCTCCCTCAGCTCCCGTTTCTCGGAACCGTCCATGGACCAGAGCCCTGGGGCCAGCATCCCCTGTGCCCTGGTTCTGATCAGCGTTGT cctcatCATCCTCATCGCCCTGAATGTCCTTCTCTTTTACCGCCTCTGGTCCCTGGAGAGGACGGCCCACACCTTCGAGTCATGGCACAGTCTGGCCCTGGCCAAGGG CAAGTTCCCCCAGACAGCCACGGAGTGGGCAGAGATCCTGGCCCTGCAGAAGCAGTTCCACAGCGTCGAGGTGCACAAGTGGAGGCAGATCCTGCGGGCTTCTGTGGAGCTCCTGGATGAG ATGAAGTTCTCACTGGAGAAGCTGCATCAAGGCATCAGCGTCTCAGACCCTTCCTTTGACTCCCAGCCACGGCCCGATGACAGCTTTTCCTGA
- the GRAMD1A gene encoding protein Aster-A isoform X6 produces the protein MFDTTPHSGRSTPSSSPSLRKRLQLLPPGRPPPEPEPGTMVEKGSDSSSEKGGMPGTPSTQSLGGRNFIRNSKMLSPTYKQRNEDFRKLFSKLPEAERLIVDYSCALQREILLQGRLYLSENWICFYSNIFRWETTISIQLKEVTCLKKEKTAKLIPNAIQICTESEKHFFTSFGARDRCFLLIFRLWQNALLEKTLSPRELWHLVHQCYGSELGLTSEDEDYVCPLQLNGLGSAKEVDDVIALSDITPSGAADHSQEPSPVGSRRGHITPNLSRASSDVDHGAEEDKEEQPASQPDASSSQTVTPVAEPPSTEPTPPDGPTSLGPLDLLPSEELLTDTSNSSSSTGEEADLAALLPDLSGRLLINAVFHVGAERLQQMLFSDSPFLQGFLQQCKFTDVTLSPWSGDSKCHQRRVLTYTIPISNPLGPKSASVVETQTLSRRGPQAGGCVVDSEVLTQGIPYQDYFYTAHRYCILALARNKARLRVSSEIRYRKQPWSLVKSLIEKNSWSGIEDYFHHLERELAEAEKLEDGGKDARGSLSGLRRRKRPLSWRGHGDRPQHPDADPCARAGMHTSGSLSSRFSEPSMDQSPGASIPCALVLISVVLIILIALNVLLFYRLWSLERTAHTFESWHSLALAKGKFPQTATEWAEILALQKQFHSVEVHKWRQILRASVELLDEMKFSLEKLHQGISVSDPSFDSQPRPDDSFS, from the exons ATGTTCGA caccACCCCCCACTCTGGCCGGAGCACCCCAAGCAGCTCCCCATCTCTCCGCAAACGGCTGCAGCTCTTGCCCCCAGGCCGACCCCCGCCTGAGCCAGAACCGGGCACCATGGTGGAGAAGGGGTCAGATAGCTCCTCAGAGAAGGGTGGGATGCCCGGGACACCCAGCACCCAGAGCCTGGGCGGCCGGAACTTCATCCGCAACAGCAAG ATGCTGAGCCCTACGTACAAACAGCGGAATGAAGACTTCCGGAAACTGTTCAGCAAACTCCCTGAAGCCGAGCGCCTCATTGTGG ATTACTCGTGTGCCTTGCAGCGCGAGATCCTCCTCCAGGGCCGCCTCTATCTCTCTGAGAACTGGATCTGCTTCTACAGCAACATCTTCCGCTGGGAGACAACA ATTTCCATCCAGTTGAAGGAAGTGACGTGTCTGAAGAAGGAAAAGACAGCCAAGCTGATCCCCAACGCCATCCAGATATGCACTGAGAGCGAGAAG cattTCTTCACTTCCTTTGGGGCCCGGGACCGCTGCTTCCTGCTCATCTTCCGCCTCTGGCAGAATGCACTGCTTGAAAAG ACGCTGAGTCCCCGTGAGCTCTGGCACCTGGTGCATCAATGCTACGGCTCAGAGCTGGGCCTCACCAGCGAGGACGAGGACTATGTCTGCCCCTTGCAGCTGAATGGTCTGGG GAGTGCCAAGGAAGTGGACGATGTGATTGCACTGAGTGATATCACCCCCTCGGGGGCAGCCGACCACAGCCAGGAGCCGAGCCCAGTGGGGTCGCGCCGTGGCCACATCACCCCCAACCTTTCTCGGGCCAGCAGCGATGTGGACCACGGG GCAGAGGAGGACAAGGAggagcagccagccagccagccagatgCCTCCTCCAGCCAGACAGTGACCCCGGTGGCTGAACCCCCAAGCACAGAACCCACCCCGCCTGATGGGCCCACCTCTCTGGGCCCCTTGGACCTGCTGCCCAGTGAGGAGCTATTGACGGACACAAGTAATTCCTCCTCGTCCACGGGGGAGGAAG CTGACCTGGCTGCCCTGCTCCCGGACCTCTCTGGCCGTCTCCTCATCAATGCCGTCTTCCATGTGGGCGCTGAGCGGCTTCAGCAGATGCTCTTCTCGGACTCGCCTTTCCTGCAGGGCTTCCTGCAGCAGTGCAAGTTCACAG atGTGACCTTGAGCCCCTGGAGCGGGGACAGCAAATGCCACCAACGCCGAGTGCTGACATACACCATTCCCATCAGCAACCCGTTGGGCCCCAAGAGTGCCTCCGTGGTGGAGACTCAG ACGCTGTCCCGGCGCGGACCACAGGCAGGCGGGTGTGTGGTGGACTCGGAGGTGCTGACACAGGGCATCCCTTACCAGGACTACTTCTACACAGCCCACCGCTACTGCATCCTGGCCCTTGCCCGGAACAAGGCCCGTCTCCG CGTGTCCTCTGAGATCCGCTACCGGAAGCAGCCCTGGAGCCTCGTGAAGTCTCTCATCGAGAAGAACTCGTGGAGTGGCATCGAAGACTACTTCCACCACCTGG AGCGAGAGCTTGCCGAGGCCGAGAAGCTGGAGGACGGCGGGAAGGATGCTCGCGGATCTCTGTCTGGCCTGCGGAGGCGGAAGCGGCCCCTGAGCTGGAGGGGTCATGGTGACAGGCCCCAGCATCCAGACGCTGACCCCTGTGCCCGGGCTGGCATGCACACCTCAG GCTCCCTCAGCTCCCGTTTCTCGGAACCGTCCATGGACCAGAGCCCTGGGGCCAGCATCCCCTGTGCCCTGGTTCTGATCAGCGTTGT cctcatCATCCTCATCGCCCTGAATGTCCTTCTCTTTTACCGCCTCTGGTCCCTGGAGAGGACGGCCCACACCTTCGAGTCATGGCACAGTCTGGCCCTGGCCAAGGG CAAGTTCCCCCAGACAGCCACGGAGTGGGCAGAGATCCTGGCCCTGCAGAAGCAGTTCCACAGCGTCGAGGTGCACAAGTGGAGGCAGATCCTGCGGGCTTCTGTGGAGCTCCTGGATGAG ATGAAGTTCTCACTGGAGAAGCTGCATCAAGGCATCAGCGTCTCAGACCCTTCCTTTGACTCCCAGCCACGGCCCGATGACAGCTTTTCCTGA